From Thunnus albacares chromosome 22, fThuAlb1.1, whole genome shotgun sequence, the proteins below share one genomic window:
- the LOC122973514 gene encoding E3 ubiquitin-protein ligase RNF19B-like, producing the protein MSCGHAVTPTSLTNWCRRLLDEGKSRFVCGCCRQEWSYVEVRKMALLTPEEMEYFEKTMAVNAIRDNFHAKLCPGCKSSVVRKDESNLSVRCTFCTANKQKPYEFCWQCLNEWKGPSPRSDRCENDGCCNETLKLLRTCPDIVFKDVKGVSGCPSIRACPTCGALVEHDKIKCKNIVCLRCEKEFCFVCLKLNKDCKKEKLSDYNTLCSSGVAPRQTSIPVWQQK; encoded by the exons ATGTCCTGTGGTCATGCTGTAACTCCGACGTCTCTCACCAACTGGTGTCGCAGATTATTAGACGAG GGTAAAAGCAGATTTGTGTGTGGCTGTTGTCGTCAAGAGTGGTCTTACGTGGAGGTTCGTAAAATGGCCCTTCTGACCCCTGAAGAAATGGAGTACTTTGAAAAGACCATGGCTGTCAATGCCATCAGGGACAACTTTCATGCCAAATTA TGTCCTGGATGCAAATCTTCTGTGGTGAGAAAGGATGAATCTAATCTGAGTGTCCGCTGCACATTTTGCACTGCTAATAAACAAAAGCCCTATGAATTCTGCTGGCAGTGTTTAAATGAATGGAAAGGTCCATCTCCAAGATCAGACCGCTGTGAAAATGATGGCTGCTGCAACGAGACACTAAAATTACTGAGAACCTGTCCAGACATCGTCTTTAAGGACGTTAAGGGGGTCTCTGGCTGTCCCTCCATCCGTGCCTGTCCCACCTGTGGTGCACTGGTGGAgcatgacaaaataaaatgcaaaaacataGTCTGTCTCCGGTGTGAGAAGGAGTtctgctttgtgtgtctgaaaCTCAATAAAGATTGCAAGAAGGAAAAGCTGTCCGACTATAACACACTCTGTTCTAGCGGTGTAGCACCTAGACAGACCTCTATACCTGTATGGCAgcagaaataa